Genomic window (Streptosporangium brasiliense):
GTGATCGGCGTCAACGGCGGTAGCCGGCCATCCGCTCCAGCCGGGCGACGCGCTCGGCGGTGGACGGGTGGGTGGAGAACAACCGGCCCAGTCCGGCACCCCGGAAAGGGTTGGCGATCATGAGGTGAGAGGCGGAGGCTATCCGGCCGTTCTCCGGGAGCGGCAGCTGCCGGGTGCCCATCTCGATCTTCCTCAGCGCCGAGGCGAGGGCCAGCGGGTCACCGGTCAACCGGGCACCGGACTCGTCGGCCTGATATTCGCGGGACCGGGAGATGGCCATCTGGATCATCCCGGCGGCGACCGGACCGAGCACCATCATGAGCAGGGCGCCGATGAAACCGGGGCCCTCGTCGTCGTCTCCGCCGCCGAAGAACAGGCCGATGTAGCCCAGATAAGTGATCATGGTGGCCAGCGCGCCGGCCACGGAGGAGACCAGGATGTCCCGGTTGTAGACGTGGGACAGCTCGTGCCCTATGAC
Coding sequences:
- the htpX gene encoding zinc metalloprotease HtpX is translated as MHHNGLRTAVLLGALSAVIIAVGAWLGGGVGVQIAVLIALVTNGVAYFFSDRIALSAMRARPVGEVEQPTLYRIVRELSTEARQPMPRLYVSPTMQPNAFATGRNPRNAAVCVTYGITQLLDERELRGVIGHELSHVYNRDILVSSVAGALATMITYLGYIGLFFGGGDDDEGPGFIGALLMMVLGPVAAGMIQMAISRSREYQADESGARLTGDPLALASALRKIEMGTRQLPLPENGRIASASHLMIANPFRGAGLGRLFSTHPSTAERVARLERMAGYRR